A genomic stretch from Argiope bruennichi chromosome 2, qqArgBrue1.1, whole genome shotgun sequence includes:
- the LOC129956428 gene encoding transformer-2 protein homolog alpha-like isoform X1 produces MSDRENSPDAVGNNSDRQSLEEKTPSPEGSPSHQVDEERRSRSRSRSRSRSHSFRRRRSYSRSSKTIENADEVETEGQRSRSRGHRYRHYSRSRSRSPRHRRYSRSRSRSRSYSPRHSYSPQYSPRRSYYDDYYRYGGSRSRYSSSSRYNRSPMSSRRRHIGNRDNPEPSRCLGVFGLSLYTQERELREVFGKYGPIEDVQVVYDAQSGRSRGFAFVYFEETEDAKLAKDRCNGQEIDGRKIRVDFSITKRAHTPTPGIYMGKPTYPKFGGGGHRDGGYRNHSPSPYYGKHRYSRSRSRSYSPRHLDRRKI; encoded by the exons ATGAGTGATCGTGAG aaCAGTCCAGATGCTGTTGGAAATAACTCGGATAGACAATCATTAGAAGAGAAAACTCCTTCTCCTGAAGGTTCACCATCCCATCAGGTTGATGAAGAAAGACGATCTCGCAGTAGAAGCCGCAGTCGTTCCAGATCTCATTCCTTTCGTAGGCGCAGGTCCTACTCCCGATCAAG TAAAACAATTGAAAATGCTGATGAAGTTGAAACTGAAGGTCAAAG aagCCGATCCAGGGGGCATCGTTATCGTCATTACAGCAGATCCAGGTCTCGCAGTCCTAGACATCGCAGATA cTCCAGGAGCCGAAGCAGGAG ccgTTCATATTCTCCAAGGCATTCGTATTCTCCTCAGTACAGCCCACGTCGATCATACTATGATGATTATTATCGTTATGGTGGCAGCAGAAGCCGTTATTCTTCTTCTTCTCGTTATAATCGTTCGCCTATGTCAAGTCGACGAAGGCATATTGGAAATAga gaCAATCCAGAGCCCAGCAGATGCTTAGGAGTGTTTGGCTTAAGTTTGTATACTCAAGAAAGAGAACTTAGGgaagtttttggaaaatatggGCCTATTGAAGATGTCCAAGTAGTTTATGATGCTCAG AGTGGCCGATCGAGAGGATTTGCTTTTGTCTATTTTGAAGAAACTGAAGATGCAAAAttg GCTAAAGACAGATGTAATGGCCAAGAAATAGACGGCCGCAAAATACGTGTTGATTTTTCTATCACAAAAAGAGCTCATACCCCTACTCCTGGAATTTACATGGGCAAGCCTACATA CCCTAAATTTGGTGGTGGTGGTCACAGAGATGGAGGTTACAGAAACCATTCGCCTTCACCTTATTATGGCAAGCATCGTTACTCTCGTTCAAGATCACGCTCCTATTCTCCCC GGCACTTGGacagaagaaaaatatga
- the LOC129962349 gene encoding uncharacterized protein LOC129962349, translating into MTTTYHPQTNGLTERFNKTLADILSTYVDVEQKNWDQILPFVTFACNTAKQDKTGFTPFYLLHGWEAETPLDTMFPLCPNEFSQGEDYVSHLINKAEESRQLARARTLEAQQKDRRHYDSKHRMVAYEPGDLVWIFIPVRKKGLSEKLLKRYFGPYQVLIRLSDVTYEVADFDPNSRRRKPKEVVHELRRKPYHDPEEQDDQQSYESMEVPERDISQETTPREDATTYTGTVTRSRTRATKLNAITSRRCSLRREQCRIEKTQSILYGRMVIALAS; encoded by the coding sequence ATGACAACAACCTATCATCCGCAAACAAATGGCCTTACAGAGCGATTCAACAAAACGCTAGCAGATATTCTTTCTACGTATGTTGATGTAGAACAGAAGAACTGGGACCAGATATTGCCGTTCGTCACATTCGCCTGCAACACTGCCAAGCAAGACAAGACAGGGTTTACGCCCTTCTACCTACTGCATGGGTGGGAAGCCGAAACGCCGTTGGATACGATGTTCCCCCTCTGCCCCAACGAGTTCAGCCAAGGAGAAGATTACGTTAGTCATCTGATCAATAAGGCAGAAGAATCGAGGCAATTAGCTCGTGCACGAACTCTCGAGGCTCAGCAGAAAGATCGCCGGCATTATGACTCCAAACATCGGATGGTGGCATACGAACCAGGGGATTTGGTGTGGATTTTTATTCCAGTTCGTAAAAAAGGGCTTTCCGAGAAGCTTCTCAAGAGGTACTTCGGCCCTTATCAAGTTTTGATACGGTTGTCCGACGTCACCTATGAAGTAGCCGATTTCGATCCTAATTCTAGAAGGCGGAAACCGAAGGAAGTTGTCCACGAATTACGCAGGAAGCCATACCATGACCCAGAAGAACAAGACGACCAACAGTCGTATGAAAGTATGGAGGTTCCGGAAAGAGATATTTCTCAAGAGACAACTCCCCGGGAAGACGCAACGACTTATACTGGCACAGTGACTCGATCAAGAACTAGAGCCACAAAATTAAATGCCATAACATCGAGACGCTGTTCTTTAAGGAGGGAAcaatgccgcattgaaaagacACAGTCGATTCTATATggtcgaatggtcatagcactggccTCTTAA
- the LOC129956428 gene encoding transformer-2 protein homolog alpha-like isoform X2, producing the protein MSDRENSPDAVGNNSDRQSLEEKTPSPEGSPSHQVDEERRSRSRSRSRSRSHSFRRRRSYSRSRSRSRGHRYRHYSRSRSRSPRHRRYSRSRSRSRSYSPRHSYSPQYSPRRSYYDDYYRYGGSRSRYSSSSRYNRSPMSSRRRHIGNRDNPEPSRCLGVFGLSLYTQERELREVFGKYGPIEDVQVVYDAQSGRSRGFAFVYFEETEDAKLAKDRCNGQEIDGRKIRVDFSITKRAHTPTPGIYMGKPTYPKFGGGGHRDGGYRNHSPSPYYGKHRYSRSRSRSYSPRHLDRRKI; encoded by the exons ATGAGTGATCGTGAG aaCAGTCCAGATGCTGTTGGAAATAACTCGGATAGACAATCATTAGAAGAGAAAACTCCTTCTCCTGAAGGTTCACCATCCCATCAGGTTGATGAAGAAAGACGATCTCGCAGTAGAAGCCGCAGTCGTTCCAGATCTCATTCCTTTCGTAGGCGCAGGTCCTACTCCCGATCAAG aagCCGATCCAGGGGGCATCGTTATCGTCATTACAGCAGATCCAGGTCTCGCAGTCCTAGACATCGCAGATA cTCCAGGAGCCGAAGCAGGAG ccgTTCATATTCTCCAAGGCATTCGTATTCTCCTCAGTACAGCCCACGTCGATCATACTATGATGATTATTATCGTTATGGTGGCAGCAGAAGCCGTTATTCTTCTTCTTCTCGTTATAATCGTTCGCCTATGTCAAGTCGACGAAGGCATATTGGAAATAga gaCAATCCAGAGCCCAGCAGATGCTTAGGAGTGTTTGGCTTAAGTTTGTATACTCAAGAAAGAGAACTTAGGgaagtttttggaaaatatggGCCTATTGAAGATGTCCAAGTAGTTTATGATGCTCAG AGTGGCCGATCGAGAGGATTTGCTTTTGTCTATTTTGAAGAAACTGAAGATGCAAAAttg GCTAAAGACAGATGTAATGGCCAAGAAATAGACGGCCGCAAAATACGTGTTGATTTTTCTATCACAAAAAGAGCTCATACCCCTACTCCTGGAATTTACATGGGCAAGCCTACATA CCCTAAATTTGGTGGTGGTGGTCACAGAGATGGAGGTTACAGAAACCATTCGCCTTCACCTTATTATGGCAAGCATCGTTACTCTCGTTCAAGATCACGCTCCTATTCTCCCC GGCACTTGGacagaagaaaaatatga